The sequence cttttatgcttatttattttattatatatatattttttaccatttttattatttgtttttatttttcttatacttgttttttttattttttattcctgtttatgtaaagcattttgaattgccagtgtatgaaatgtgctatataaataaacttgccttgccttgccttgccttgccttgcaagGATGTGGGCCAGTTCTGGGCAGGGGAACACTAACTGATCTGGGCCACATCTTAGCTGTTGATTTGGGCTAGATCAAGGCCAAAAGAAATTTGTTGACTGGGAGGTTTATGCACTATGGACTTATTTATAATAATCTTTTGAATTTTCAATaactttgaaaatgtctgttcaTATAAGTCATTTCTTAAAGCGAACCAGTAATAAAGCTCACAACGAtcaacaaaagcaaaaataaaatacattaaagggcacctgtgatgaaaataatttttgtaagctgtttgaacagaactgtgtgtatgtatagtgtgtccacagtcataaaggccaattaccatgtttgtaaacattcaggatgcgcacgcagggaggtggcagaaaaaaacacAGTTGAACTTGCATTttcagcgagggaatgacatccgatgcattacagagtttgttgttgtcttagaaataagatatattgatttattatattatttacataatgctttcagcatattatttaTAACAGGTCGTCACACAGTGAGCAGCACagtgattcagcaaaattaacattaaactgAGCGGCATTCATCTGACAGATTTATTTGCGAAAATACGAAATAACCAAGCATccagtctttggatgccaacaatgttgttctgtgtggtcatgtgccagaaataatgttccatgattaccagattcaaaactttgtagtgctaaaaaccgaggttctgcctagccaaagacaatgAAAGAAGACAGAGCTGTACAGGGCCTAGGTAATTAATCACCAACAAGCAATACAACTGTATTCTCAGTGAACTacacctgtacagcagggtatgtgaacttacacatagaggtaaagttggttttatattcgcacattcagactttctcctttataatataatttcttaaaagtattatttgcaaactctaaatagcgaaatcatattagcagccaatgactatcaaagtacaacattgttcacagtcaaataaacagtgttattgttgatttcaagtcacacttgcaggttatttcagaccgaatattcaaagtgccgtggtaaacaatatgtgtgaatataaagccaagtttaccttaataacttacaccaGGGTTCCCGCAggtccttaaaaagtcttaaaatgtcttaaatttaaatccGGGACATTAAGgtcttaaattatcttaaattTACCGTAAAGTGGCTGTTAGGTATTACATTTTTAGCCGATGTCCTTAATGACGATAGCGAAGCACAGTGGTCCATCGTAAAACATctaataattgattaatttagtATGTGTGAAACTGGAGAGAAATAACAGTGACAGTGATTAATTAGCTTATTAAGGTAGGTCAGCTACAGACGCTTACGTCAGTCTGCACCTGTGTGCTGTCATTACGCAGTTGTCGAGGTGAGGTTCAAAATGCAAAGATGGGAAAGTGTAAATTTATTGACGTCGCAGTGAGGCAATGTGTAAATTCTGCAAGAAGACCTTTTTGTTAGGGACCATGGGGCTCAAAGCCGCCGAGTCGCACATGAAAGGAGAAAAGCACCAGCGGTAACTTACGTTGCAACAGCTAGTCATAGCGGGTCCAGGTTAATCCCTGCATTGTTTGCAGCTAGACCTAACAATATTACTAGTTCAGACTAGAGTTGAAGATATTTGCCTGAACCCGATGGATGGGTTCGGAGTCTGCgtaatttctatcattttagacgGGGTCGGGCCGGGTGGGCTTGTGCTTGCGCAGTgaatgaacagtcatgtgatgcatttcgattagcgCGAGAAAGTAATAaaatcgtttgttacaacattaaaatccatcCATGCAAAGGTAAAACAAATGATGacggagaagtcaaaaagagcAAATTTTGACTGCGGCTGCAGTCAGGCCAGCTGCTAGTCCAATAAGAACAGTCATACTAGCCTCTAAGGTATTTCGGTGGTCGCTCATACAGCTGCTAGTCCAATAAGAACAGTCATACTAGCCTCTAAGGTATTTCGGTGGTCGCTCATACACTGCGTATTACGGTAGAGCACTAAACAGTAATGAACAGCGAGCTGACAGGGAAGatgaaatgaatgtttttgactggtggaagatgaacaaacaaggcaacaaaaacagcaacaggatgctcagagctgaaaattccaacattctaaaaggtataacaaataatctgatgggtgttttgagctgaaactttacagacacattctggagacacaaaagacttatcttacatcttgaaaaggggtacaaataggtgccctttaacgcTGATGACAGTCCTCTGATGTTGGTCTTTAGAGTCTGTTGTGTGTTTTTCTCAGTGTGGTGCCACAGTGCTGTAAAGGCCCCCTGCTGGAGACTTATGGAAGTACAAGATCAGTGTAAATATCAGCAAAATCATTATTAGCAAAATAATGACGACCAAGAAAACGTCAAACTTACTGCTTCACTCCCAGGAATGTTTTCAATAGTACTGTAAGTTATCTCATTGTTGACATTCTGTGGAGAAATGGATCACAAATAAAGAGAGGTGATCAAATCCGTGTTATTTCTGAATAATCAAATTGTAGCACTTACATTTGGAGTTTCATCATTTATAGTGCTGTATATCACAGGATCTTCGGTGTTAGAGTAGATCTGCATTTTaagcaaatgaaacaaacaacagtaaaaccaataaaaatactaatacaatCGTGTAAAGTATAAAAGTAGCGGTGAATTATTCATGTaagatatgtaatatattaaataagttCTCAAATTCAGTTAACAGCTTTGTATTATTCTATTTTAATAGCACAACAAATGTTAAGTTTAATGAAGTTTATTTAACAactgttcttttgtttgtttgatttaaatgtataacaccttttcttttataattataacCTAAAGGACTTACTGGGTTAGTGGTGCTGCTGTTGTTTCTCTGTCTGGTTTTCTGGTCATCTTGCTCTGTGTTAtagataatattttaaatgaatagacTATCGATACattgatttaaatgattaaatggcAGAATATAGAAATGTCAGACTGACTTGGTCTCCGTCTCCAAATCCAGATGAAAACAACAGCCAGAACCAACAGCAGCGCAAGAGCTGCAGACACTGAAAGCCACACAGTCAGGAGTTCATTACCGCTGTGAGACATGGAggaaaaaagaataatattttaaattatttgtaataaaatacatCCAAGCTCAACGTTATTCATATTAACTCTGTTATTACATTTCTGTCTGAAAGTTGTGGAGATATTTTTAACTCtatatctgttattttaaagaGAATATGTGCAGAACTTCTGTTTTTTAGTATCTGCAGGTTTATTCCTCATTCCTGTTTCCTTTCTGTAAAGACAAAAATTAAGACATTCGGAAACAACCAGAGAACTATGTTAGAgttaataaaatcaaatcaaatcaaataataaaaataaaatcacttaaTAGAGAAAAGAATTACATACTAACATTTCGTTGTTGTCAGTGCCTGTGGGCaaaagtagaataataataatcataataataataaataatttaattgtgttttatttcatattCAGTGATAAAATAATCAACAACTGAATGATACTGTACCTGATTCTGCCTTTGTTAAAGTGAGTTGAACAGGAAATATATGAATTCCAGCAGAGCAGAAATACCATCCAGAATCAGAGAGTCTCAGTTCAGTCATCAGCACAGTGAAGGAGCTTTCACCATCATCACTGATCTGCACTGATGGATTCTGGGATGTGTCAGTCTTCTCTGTGAAACACCTCTGATCTTTATATCTGCACCAGCGTTTGGTGTTATTCTGATATCCAGAACTGTAGAAACACTGGACACTGACATTACCACCTTCATGTCCAGATACACTGCTGTTCATTACAAACACATAAGAATCTGAAACACACAGAAAGCAGACAATAGAGATTAtaaaatgcatgtgtgtgaagTCAGAGAATTTAGCATTAgaatgtgattaaaataattataaaatctcCTACCAGCTTTAACCTGCAGGTAACAATCATATGTGTGTGGATTTTCTTTAGTCTCCACAGCACAATGATGCTTTCCAGCTTGATTCGTCTGCAGGTTCCTCATGGTGACAGTAAAAAGACTCTGATCAGGATGATCAATTACTGTCAGATTCTCCtctgttgtgtttgtgtatttaagaGATACATTAATGTCTGAATACCAGTATTTCTTCTGCAATGTATATTTCTCATTATAATGACATGGGATGGTGACAGATCCTCCAGGCTGAAAAGTTATTGTGCGATTTGACCCACCACTAAAGCTTTCAACACctaaacaaacaacacacaactATTATTTTATCCaggaataataaatatatttaaataaatatatcctgTCCTTAAATAAATATATCCTGGCCTTAGAAGACACTGTAAGATTAAAAAAACCTGTTACTTTGATCTCTTAACAAGTGGACAATACATACAGATTTATGTCACTACGCTAAGTGTAAAAAGTTTCTGTCTTTCATAGTATTTAATTTAAGAAATGGTTTGTAAAACTCTGGAAGAATTGACTGTCGTTGGACAAATAGCATAAACATTTACCTAGTCAAAAATAGATTTGAATACATTTGAATGTATTCTGAATTGCTCTGAAATTAGCTATTTTACCAGATCATGTTATCACAAGTTTATGACCAGGTCGGAACTGTACTAGATTTTAGACATCTCACTAACATAATAGATCTGATTAAGATGGGCTGGGTATCGTTTgctaaatcaatatttttaaaatggtacctctctggacagaaatgtaaaatatggaccaatcgctcgcttttttaatgtctaatcatcttgtttaatcccgccccttttcgcagcgctgtacgacataatttcgcacacacatagcccagtgtgaccgcagctttactctttCACATGCTCTTTCAGACAATTGGCTTTCTGAACAAAatcccccatagtggaagttttttccacatagcattgaagttcccctcctgaAGGGGAATAgatatttttgattaccttaatctgactaaagtcatagtTGAACTAAACATAAACTAAATTAAGACA is a genomic window of Danio aesculapii chromosome 2, fDanAes4.1, whole genome shotgun sequence containing:
- the LOC130213727 gene encoding uncharacterized protein LOC130213727 codes for the protein MSHSGNELLTVWLSVSAALALLLVLAVVFIWIWRRRPKQDDQKTRQRNNSSTTNPIYSNTEDPVIYSTINDETPNNVNNEITYSTIENIPGSEASPAGGLYSTVAPH
- the LOC130238650 gene encoding polymeric immunoglobulin receptor-like; the encoded protein is MFAAGLEGVESFSGGSNRTITFQPGGSVTIPCHYNEKYTLQKKYWYSDINVSLKYTNTTEENLTVIDHPDQSLFTVTMRNLQTNQAGKHHCAVETKENPHTYDCYLQVKADSYVFVMNSSVSGHEGGNVSVQCFYSSGYQNNTKRWCRYKDQRCFTEKTDTSQNPSVQISDDGESSFTVLMTELRLSDSGWYFCSAGIHIFPVQLTLTKAESERKQE